The DNA sequence TAAATATAGGGGTGGTTTGAGTCTCCCAGATCTTAGATATTATAATGTCGCCGCTCTGTTTCGCTTTATTCATGAGGGATGGTCGGGCTGTTACAAATTCTCTTCCCAGGACTGGGTAGAGTCGTGGTGTGCCCCACATTCAGTCCTGTCTCTTCTGCATGTTCCGCTGTCGGCTGTACCGGGTGGTGGGGCTAAGTTTGCGTATCTTCTCCTGATGCGGTGTGCGTGGCGGTGGTGGAGGAGACGGCAGGGGAAGATCCCGACAGCTTCCCTATTGTTACAGCTGTATGGCAATGCTGATTTTTCCCCGGGAGTGGGTCATGCTTGGTTTCGGCAGTGAGAGCAGAGAGGGGGTAGAACTCTCTGGGATATCctttcagtggggggggggggtcattttccTTCTTTTGCACCAGCTGCAAACGCATTGGCAACTGCCTAGGACTCACTTCTGGGCTTACCTTCAGGCACGGCATTATTACTTGTCCCTTGACCGTCGTTGGGGGGctgcttggctctgtggtcccttggatgtCCAGTTTTTTCAGGTAACTCCGGCCTCAAATAGTTTATCTACCTGGTATCGGATCCTGAAGAATGCATCGGATCTGGGCCCTATTGATCGACTGACGTCCCAATGGCACTCGGAGCTTGGCACTACCTTGGACTGTAAGGCCTTTTTGGATCTTTTTGCCACTGTGTACGCCTTGGGAGGTTCCACGGATTttagggaaatgcaatttaaaattttgcACTGGGCTTATATTTCTCGGGCTCAGGGAGCTCGTATGGGGCTTTGGGAGGAAACAGTGTGCACCAAATGCAATCGTTCCTTAGGCACCCTTACCCACcatttttttggaatgcccttcctctgCATTATGGCTGCAGGTTCTCCCTTTTTTGGAGCGCATTCTCCAGAGAGCTGTGCCTTGGACGTATGGTTTTCTGCTCCTGGGAGATCAACGTGATTTGATTGAAGGGGGGCTCACGCTTTCCCAACGCAGGGTTCtctacatggctgtcttggtggtaaAAAAGCTCCTGTTGCAGCATTGGGTGGATGATTCTGTGGCATCCTTTCCGCAATGGAGGGCTCGTTTGGTAGAGGTGGGACGCTACGAGCTTCTCCGGGTCCCTAGCTCTGGGACTCTGACTCACCGCTGCTATCGAGATCTGTGGCAGCGAGCGTTGcaggtctgttccagtatggagATAGGGAGCACGGCATTCTCCCCTTGATTTTTCTTCTCGTTTCTTTTGTCTTTCTGCTTTTGCATTTCCTGGGTAGCtgcatctgtgtgtgtgtgggagtggGCTTTTGGGAGTATGACTGTCTGGTGATTCGAGTGCGGAGTGTTTGTTGTGGTTTGTGGTGTAGGCTTGGGGTTTGGGTGTGTCTGTCTGGAGGGGGTTGATAtctcaaaatgtcaattgtgatgggcattCACCCATGGGGGGTTGGTATTGAGCACTCTTTGTTGTCATTATCTCCAGTACTGTTTCTGGATGCTTTGTTTTCTGCTTGTTCTGCTCATGGTTGtctgttcctttgcaattgttaataaagataattgaaaaaaaaaaaatatgtcgcAAAAGTGCCACTGTATCATATTAAGAAATTGCAATGCTAACCAGGAtgtttcaggtttcaggtttatttaaaaatttgatatactgccttatcaaaattcaaagcggttttacataatataaaaacaaagaatacaaaggacttgagttaaaaacaaattacaataaatattacaaacaatcaaacgcacagacaaacattaacatacctatacaaaatggaaaagggtagaaatacatttgtataatgagaaagagagggagaaggatcaaaataaaagggaggggaacaaaaaataaatagtctggtactttgtaaaataggttaaaatgattaaaaaatggcaagTTTCCATTGCCGTCCTTAGATGGACTGTTATACTTCAAatggacaacactttggaaaaactgaccactgcaccaatgattttatgatgAGAATActaaaaaggaaattttaagacaatccaagaatttaaaatgatgaaatatattGATACCTACTAGACAGGACTTAAAGACCTTGGCTTCCTTTCAcactacaaagaaatttaaattgttttgtcacctctctgtctcctacatacacaccctccccaccctcttcctgtgaaactgTTACAAAATATTTCCCTTATATATGCGGATATTTGTCAGCATTTTCTTATTTCTGTTCTGAAGAAGGGGTTAATTTTTGAAAACTAATCATAAAATACACTGAGTTAATCcagtaaaaaaggtattaccttcttttatgtgtttgttttatttctatatattaccaaagataaattactaatttctaacaatagctctgcaagtttaattttcaattctgtcagtactctaggatgtataccatctggtccttgtgatttgttacttttcaatttgtcaaattgtccTGTTACATCGTCCAGTTTTagagagatttgtttcagtttctcagactcatcagcattgaattAGAGGTCTGtttgggaacggggatcgcgggaatcacgggggtcccgcgggaatcccccctaacccacgggactcccacggggaccccccctctagccaacgggactcccacggggatggaaggctttggaagcagggttcgtccatataatataatggacacgtcagccttagtgaaagagggagttataaattaattacctgaacagaaaacaaaaagggttccaccaaagagattccacaaggaaaacagcagcgcaaacacaaaagaaactgtggaattgttgatcctgtcagaagtaattgctgctttttatggggacgggcggggatggaggtaattccttgcggggatgggtggggacagagaggatcctgacggggacgggtgaggacggagaagatcctggcggggatgggtgggatttctgtccctgcgcaactctctacattgaataccatttctagcACTAGTATCTCCCCCACATTTTCCTcaatgaagaccaaagcaaagaatttattTAACCTCTCCAAATGACCTTGTCTTCTCTGTATGCCCCTTTTACTCCCTCGGTCATCTAGCGTTCTAGCTGATTCTTTtaccagcttcttgcttttaatatacctaataaGTTTttactatcggcctcttttacaaagccacacagaaagagccccgaagccctttaattctctatgggcttcggggccgttagtgcagagcagccgctagtgcggctttgtaaaagagaccgtaTGTGTGTTTTACCTCTAGTACAATCtttttttcaaggtctctctttgccttccttatcagcgCCTTGCAAGTGACTTGgcattccttatgctgtttcctattattttcagtcggatcctacttccactttctgaaggattttcttttagatCTAATAGCTTCTTTCGTCTCACTTGTTAACCAGGCCAGCTGTCATTTGACTTTCCTTCTTCCTTTTctaatacactcctccctccgtatttgcgggggttaggggcagagccagcctgcgaatatggaaaattcGCGAATAACATTTGGGCTGACTCTgactcacccccacctccctcctgccttccttcTGCGATCcggactttacctggtggtctagcggtgacctagagcaggatcgatcttcctacactcctgccctgtgcagagccctcatcaaaaatggctgctgtgagttcccgttgtagtcttgtgagaccacaggaacttacagcagccattttcgatgagggctctgcatgggcaggagtgtaggaggatcgctcctgccctgcatcactgctagaccaccaggtaagcctGATTCACTGGGGGGAGGGGTCCCGGCACCAAAAACCACGAATAGTCAgaaccgcgaataaggagggaggcgtgtacatggaatatatctgatctgggcttccaggatggtattttatAATAACATCCACAACTGatataaatttttgacctttgctgTTGCTCTGCTAAGGTGTTTTTCAAtgttaaatgctattgtattggTTTCATATATACACTTACtccagagattatatcaaatctgatcttGTTATGATCATTGTTTATCACTATGTattatcaagtggccccagcaccattaccttctGCACCAAATTATGCACTTCACTAAGGACTAGAGGCTGGGTTCTCAAAAGTCTTTAACAATGGTAGCTAAACTGGTTTCAGTTGGTTTAGTGTGCCAGTATTTTACCATCCGAAGAATGGCTCACTGTTTTTTTCCAAGCTTCCTGGCAGATtctgattctgccatgcaaatgtagtacaatgaggtcattaatattaaaatggaattacagtgaggtcattaatattaaaatgattacCCTGGGTGATTTTCTAACCTTGTACTCCATTTGCGGGCAAAATTTTCCGGCAGGGTCTGAGCtctcatagccttactttccggtCAGTatgcctgagcactgattaggcttaggcactgacaggaaagtaaagctTGACAGTTCAGACCCCACCACAAAAAAATCCCCTCCTGCCCACAAATTAAAATAAAGGGAACCTctattcttccctcccttccactgaTGCCCCCCAGGGCTCTTTAATGTCCCATGATTAGCATGAAGGATGTCCACTCTCTTCTGCCTCAGTTGCCGTTGCCCGGATCTGCCTGGACCCCTTCATACACCCCCGtgctttggcaggagggatgcccacttcctcctaccgCCAGGTCCCCTGCTCCTGTACCTTTAAATCAAAGGATGACAGGAGgggtgtccactccctcctgccagcaggccagTAGAGTCCCTCagcaaccccctctccccccctccccggtaaCTTCAAGTCGAAGGACggttggagggatgcccactccctctggaTGGCCagcccacttcttcaaaatgatgagccttccccttcccagtgcatcctgggatgcactaggaggggcctaaggccctcatTGGCTCTGGTGCTTAAGGTTCCTCCCCGATAGGGGGGCCTTAAGCATCAGAGCCAGTCAGGACCTTAGtctttttactgaactgatggccTACAACGTCGGGTGGGAAGGTATTAGCACACATGCAGTATGGGCACTGTCAAaatatttaaagtgacagtgctgTTGGTAGTGGCTCtaccaggttccatggatgatgtcgcccatatgtgagaatatatgcctgctgtcctcggagaacacctgctacaagcAAGTATCTTTGCTGAATTGTTATCTGAAAGCAAAAATTGTAGTttgcatgaatttttttttttgcatgaaatGAGAAAGACATATATTTAAGTATACTGCTGTAAGATCTTTAATGCCAAAACACTATAACAACTGAAAGGCCGTATCTCAGGTTAAATATTAATTTGATATATTATTGGTTATTTATAATAAACacactaacctcctcttttacaaaatagCGATAGCAGCTTCTAACgcggagagccgcgctgaatggcccacgctgctcccgacgctcataggaactcaatgaacatcgggagcagtgcaggccattcagcgcagctcccagcactagaaactgctgtcacagttttaatagaagagggggtaaatttcacttctcattttcTCTGGCACATGTTCAACTTTTGCTTTCAGGTGATGGCACATTTGATTTTATTTGTAATAGATGAATAACTGCTTATATGGGTTTTAAATGGAATTCTCATTGCTTTAATATATAgggctatttttttctttaaaaatacagAGAAATCTtgatttctatttttttaaaccaTCAGTATATCTGTGCCCCATAAACTTTGACAAAGAATCTGTCAAACAATTCTGGCTAAGAATAGACAGTGTGTATAAAATATCTGAAAAATGATGACAatgatatttttaaatgttttcccaTATTAATGctttatcttttatttatttttaggatAATTCGTAGAAAAAAGAACATCATGGCAGTATATGCATGTAAAGAATTGATGTATACAGTAGAAGAGGCATTAAATATATTAAGAAATCCTGATCTCTCAAAAGCCATCAAGATTCCTCCAGTCAATCCTAGACCAGGGCAagtctttttattttcttatgctGAATGTGCAGACAAAAAAGAGGACTGGCGAGCAGATCAGTATCTATGGATACATCAAGGTGTACGTCGATggcccaaaaaaaaccccaaacttctAAAGATGTACCACCAAGTTAAATCTGAAAATGGTGCAGGCAACTTCTTTAGGTACAGTTACCGACTCCTAAAAGTTGATAGTACTCTTGTTTTAATTCAATACCTTGGTAAAGTTCCAGACATCCAGATGCAGATCCATGGTAATCGAAAGAAGAATTTGGGGAAGTTCCACATTCGAAGCCCACCATCAGTCCTTCTAAGTATGAAAAAGGAACAGGGAAAACCCATCCAAATTTTTCAGAAGCTTTGTTCTGAAGGTAATAAAACATCTGTGATGTTGCCTCGAGATGTTCAGCAAGTCAGAAATGCTAAAAAAGCCCAAAAAAGAAAGAATCAGGCAATTTTAGATGACTTGAACAGTGCAGAGGAGCACAGTTTCCTCTTGGATGATTTTGTTTGGCTTTATTCTCTTCTGCCTGAAGTTGTGGTCATGGCGGGTCATAGAGAAATGTGTAAAATCTTTGAAGACCTAGCCTCTCAAACAAATGATATTCCAGTATTGATGTCCTATGATACAACATTTAAACTCGGTGACTATTATATCTCAACTCTGGTTTTTCTGCATGGATTTTTTAAAGAGAGTCCCATTGTCCCACTTGCATTCATGTTGCATAAAGCTAAGAAAGAACTCAATCACTGGTTGTTTTTCATTATGATTTTGAGACACTGCCCAAAACTGTGTACAGAAAGAATTGTAATTGCATCTCATGAGGAAACCGCCATTCAATCAATCGATCAGGTGTTCCCAACTGCTAAAAGAGTGATCTGTTGGAACCATATAAGGCAACACATCAATGTATGGGTTACAGAGCAAGGGGGCTCAATGGATGAAATTGAGTTTTACATGACAAGCGTTGCAGATCTTCTATGGTCAGATTCCAAAGAATGTTTTGAAGAAAAGCTGAGAGAACAACAGGGAAAATGGAGCCAACCATTTGTACAGTATTTTCAGAGTAACTTGCTCAACAGCATAGTGCAATATGCTGGAGCCTGGGTATTAAAAGAGTACTTAGTTTCTGAACCTGGCAATGGAATAATGACAAACATTTCTGAGAGTTTCAATGTTGTTCTGAAGCGTTTGGTAGAGTGGCAGGAAATGCCAATGGAAACTTTGGTTATCTCCCTCTATTACCTACAAAATTATTATATTAGAGAGCTGCTTCGTGGGCAGTGCCACTTAGGAAACTATCACTTAAGAGAAGAATTCATGAGTTATGCTAAGCTGCTAGAAGATGTTACATTTCCCGAAATGTACTGCAATCCAGAGGTTATTTTGGATATTGCCAGGGGACAAACAGAGTTACGGTTTGCAAAGATTTGAAAAGCAGCCTAAATTTCTACCTGTCAAATGTCTGAAACAGAACAATAAGCAGAGGATGGATAGGTCATGAACCTGCATTGGGCATGTAAAGAAACCCTTCCTCTCCTCACCATATACAGATAACAGCCATAAGTGTCAGGAAGTTCCCAAAAGCTTCAGTACAGAATATAAAAGCTGCAGCTGGAATAGTCGATGTAAAACAAAAGTCAAGATCACTAAAGCATGTGGATTCCCTGCAGCTGAATTGTAACAACCTAGTTAGAAGCTGAAGAAAATGCTGTCAGAGTCCTGCAGCCTTCCTTTAACCCTCTGTGTGCCTGGAGGAAGTCGGTGCACTCACTGTGGCCAGTGCCTGATACCCTGAGCATTTGTCAGCAGCTCAAAGATGAGCTGTTGAGTCTCTTCAAGGGGAGAGGAGAAAGCAGCTTCTGAATTTGGCTCATCGACTCCTTCCTACGGAGCATGAGGACTGAAGGAAGCCTGCAGAGAACAGAATGTCCTCGAATAAAAGGGATGAGAGAAATTTTAGCTGTCCCTGGATGTCGGGCAGTTTTCTTCAGTGAAAATGATGGTGAAAACAGAAGAAAACTGATTGTGATGGGAAAGCATGAAAAGAGAACCCAGGCTGGGGATGGAAGTAGCTTTGATGAATACAGAGAGTTGAACTCTCGGTAGATGCGAATTCTGAGGTAGTGCTCTGCTTCCTGTTCAGAGAGAGGAGCTGCACATTGAAGCTCCATGCCTGGCATTGCCAGCTGCCAAAGAGACCCGGTCCCATCCATATTAGCCAGAGCACAAAAGAGAGAGACTTGGGCACCTGCCTTGGGAGGGGAAGGAGGCAAAAAACAGTAAGGAGCAGAAGCAAAAGATGGCCCAGATGCTGTCTGATGACACTCGAGGACTGATCCATTATTTAACAGCTTTCCATGTCGCACATCCTAAGATAATCTCTCTTCATTCCATACTTTATACTGAGGACTCCCTGATGTATATAGggttttgtgtttgtttgtttgggtttttttgtataCTATGACATtgaatttttaatatattttgttaatAATCTAATCTCTGAGCTGCTGCATGGGCTCACTGTCTCACATGACTGCATAGTGTAGATAATGCTATTAGGCTGCTGGTGATTTCATAAAAATAGATCACAcctttcagtagtagctcaaatattcaggtacagtagatatttccgTAAGTGGCGTTTTATATTTTGAGGTGTTATCACGTTCTCTAATGTTGCATAAGCAAAGAGTTGTTCTGTGGAGATTTTGATCTTTTAATTCACATCTTTACCTGGTTTATACAGTCTCTAACTTTCATTTTCATAAATACCCATGGCAGTGTGGTGAAGTTTTTACATGTTGGAAGAATCCATTATAAAGATTTGTAAATAAAACTATTAAATCACACTTAAGACTAAGGTGAAATTTATTGTATTTAACAGTTTATACTTAGTCAAATTGTCAGGAAGACTGATGTGGTTATAGTCAGTGTATGTTGGCACCTTTGGCAGGGGTGATTTTCCTTGGCACAACCCCTCTCCTCCATACCCTTACCACTTGGTGCTTCTTCCAAACTATTCTCCACCCCTTCTTTAGGTGTACAAGTCTGTCTTGGTCTCCCAGTCCTCCTCAGATGCATGGACTTCCAAACACAAGAGGGTTTTTTCCCTcccattcttttttaaaaaaatatctttattggtCAAGCATTACAACCACAACACAACCACAAGTACAACAGTGCAACAAGCCAATGCAACAGTGCAGATACAGAAAAAGAAGAGCAATCCAGCTGCAAATCGGCTCCCAGCTGCAATGTCCAGGTGTGTTATGGCCAGCCGCTCAGCCATTGGTTTTCAGTATACAAAATACAGGCAAATGAATCAAAAGAATCCCCCCCTACATAATCCCTAATACTAAAAATgaacagaaagaaaaaacaacaTTCACACTCCTTGCATTCCACAATCACTCCCCCCAAGCACTAGCCCAGAAGTTACTCAAAGTATTTTAAAAGTGAGATAGACAGAGACAAAGAGGAACCCCCCATCCATATGGTGCTTTGCCCCTAAGTCATCACAGGTAGAAACACTGCTGCCACAACCAAATATAACGCTGTTGTTCGGGGGTTTGTCATTTCCCTTTTCCCACCAAGAGTTCACATCTGGCCGTTTGCACCAAGAGAGATCCATGCAGCGACTGGAGGACTCTCATTCTACTCTCTCAGATGTACCAGTACCTCAGTTTACTCATGGCTCATTCCCATCAGTATATTTCTCCCTTTTGGATCTTCCACCTGCCTCTGTCTGTTATTTCTGTGGCTCTGTATATAATATGAACTTGTATATAATTACTCATAAGCATCGGAACGGGGGAAGCCACAGGGGCCGAGGCCTCCCCCAAATTGCCAATTTTATGTACCACTTTTATCCcaggtggtccagaggtgcagggggcaggagcaaactttccgcactcctgcccgcTTCTAACCTGGTCGATCGCAGCtagtttcttctgctgctgagcgTCAACGAGCAGGAGCACGCTTAGCTCCTGCTCAGCACTCAGTGAATTCTTTGATtggctcccacaaattctcaTGAATCGCcaagaattcatgggagccaaTCAAAGAAACCGCTGAACGCCGAACCTGAGCGCCAAAGCACACTCCTGCTCATTGCtgctcagtggcagaagaaacTAGCCATGactgactgggttagcagcgggtaggagtgtggaaagctcactcctgcctgctgcacctctggaccaccaggccagaggaggtaagaggatggggcagggtgcagaaagagtgagggagggagggtggctaGGTGCAGAGGTTTGATGGGGAGAGGCTGGGgatagggagttgggaaggcagggaggacatgCTCGGGGGGTTAGGAAAGACATTCTGCACATACTGTGAGAGGGTTGGGACGTACAAATGCACGGGCTGGGctggggggttaggaaaggaagaaaagagagatgctgcacaggtggagtagtgggaagggagagaaaaaaaatgctgccggtgggggagggaaaaggaatggagaattgttggaaataggtgtgtggcatgagagggaaaggaagatgatgtatatagggaaaggaagaaagaattgttggacatgatagtggtggagaggaaggagggagaaatgttacactgggagggaggagaggtgacccatagaagagagagatgtcagaccactgaaatgggaaggagagaaagagagatgccagaccacggaagggaaggaggggagagagagataccagactgcagaaaggagaggagagagatgttaaaccttgggaagagggagggaaagagagagagatgccagaccatggaagaggagagagatgccagaccatgtgggggggaagggggaagacagatatcTGAGCATGGGAgatggatgagatggtgcataggggtggaggggaaggggagaaagagggaggagatggtgcacagcaataggTGCGACAGGAAGAgataagaaatgcttcttatggatagatgggaataggggagaagaaagatggaggagatggaacacatggataaatgggaagggaaagcatggaaaagtagattttaagaagaaagcagaaaaatggaagaaagttgaattttaaacgttaatgctaaagatggatgtatcacTTAAGCAGCTCCTACTATTTAAAAGCATGATGTACGAAGGTAATCAAAAAATGACAATGCTTCCAAATGCTCAGAGGTGTGCAAAACTCTATGGGGGGGTGTTTCTGGCCCCCTTGTTTAATAGTTTGTTCTTCAATCATTGCATGGATTTAACTTTGTCAAATTTAACTTTTACAATAGATAGCTGTGCAAAATAACATGCTtcatatatctataataataaaaccctagccgcgcatgcacacttgaaactgtgcctccgcatgtgcagaAGAACCACCGAGCAGGAAAGCATCTCAGcacagtggcagcagtcctgacccgtCAACCCCCCCATTACTTACCCAGAGCAtcagtggcagcgctgtaaacaggctttgcggcaggacctttcctctgccgcatcactttgGATGCAATAGAAGAAAGGCCCTGTTGGGGGCTGGccgcgaacagcctgtttaccTTGCTGCCACTGTTTACcttgctgctttgggtaaggaatggggggttggtGGGTCtggactgctgctgccgctgctactgctttggggcacagaaggaggaggggttggtaggtcaggaccgctgctgccACCTCGGGTAAGTAATGGGGGTCTAGGAGGCCAGACCCACATGGAGGGAGGGCAGACCTGTGGGAGCGGTGGACcaggggtgtgtgtgtatgtgtgtggagggtccatcagggtgaagggctagggaggggcagcctgcccaaagattcagtgcagtggccagggagggggtggggtttgaactggtgcaggctctggtgttgGGGTGCGGTTGGGTGAAGAGGGTTAAAGTAATGGGAAGGGGGAGTTGCAGTACcatggggaagggcaggggagaGACGAGAGAAATTGGTCCTGGGGTGGGGTACAAGAGAAAAGGTAAAAGAGAGGAGCAGTGTCGGTACCTAGGCTGTCCAGTTCCCTTGTTCCGGTGCCGAGGAGAGGAGCAGCATCGGTACTGGGAACAgagagggaaggcaggagggaacaGAAGACTTGGAGAAGCGGCGAGGGTTCGCTTCGCCCACCGCCAATGCAGCACAC is a window from the Geotrypetes seraphini chromosome 1, aGeoSer1.1, whole genome shotgun sequence genome containing:
- the YARS2 gene encoding tyrosine--tRNA ligase, mitochondrial isoform X1 — translated: MAVYACKELMYTVEEALNILRNPDLSKAIKIPPVNPRPGQVFLFSYAECADKKEDWRADQYLWIHQGVRRWPKKNPKLLKMYHQVKSENGAGNFFRYSYRLLKVDSTLVLIQYLGKVPDIQMQIHGNRKKNLGKFHIRSPPSVLLSMKKEQGKPIQIFQKLCSEGNKTSVMLPRDVQQVRNAKKAQKRKNQAILDDLNSAEEHSFLLDDFVWLYSLLPEVVVMAGHREMCKIFEDLASQTNDIPVLMSYDTTFKLGDYYISTLVFLHGFFKESPIVPLAFMLHKAKKELNHWLFFIMILRHCPKLCTERIVIASHEETAIQSIDQVFPTAKRVICWNHIRQHINVWVTEQGGSMDEIEFYMTSVADLLWSDSKECFEEKLREQQGKWSQPFVQYFQSNLLNSIVQYAGAWVLKEYLVSEPGNGIMTNISESFNVVLKRLVEWQEMPMETLVISLYYLQNYYIRELLRGQCHLGNYHLREEFMSYAKLLEDVTFPEMYCNPEVILDIARGQTELRFAKI